Proteins from one Rosa chinensis cultivar Old Blush chromosome 7, RchiOBHm-V2, whole genome shotgun sequence genomic window:
- the LOC112179410 gene encoding protein PIN-LIKES 3, producing the protein MGLWTLFVTASVPVLESFLITALGSYLALDRVNLLGPDCRKYLNTIVFFVNTPALIAANLAETITYDSLVKLWFMPVNILLTFIVGSIFGWILMKLTRTPPHLRGLVLGCCAAGNLGNLLLIIIPAVCEESGSPFGDADTCDTTGTTYASLSMAIGAIYLWTYVYNIVRISSKMSIQDSPQTTDSSSTSSHISYTERLLSIEDDVDQCEPPRNVPEGDAKMTCLGKTKEWMVMVNEKLNLKTVFSPSTIAVIIGFAVGIISPIRNLLIGDDAPLAVIDDTTSLLGDAAIPLLTLIIGGNLVKGLRVGGIQKSILIGIIIVKYVAAPLTGILIVKGAVKFGFVSNDPLYLFVLLLQFAVPPAMNLGTITQLFGQGESECSVIMLWTYIFASLSLTFWCAFFLWLVA; encoded by the exons ATGGGGCTTTGGACGCTCTTCGTCACCGCATCAGTTCCGGTCTTGGAATCGTTCTTGATTACTGCGCTTGGCTCATATCTTGCACTTGATCGCGTGAACCTTTTGGGCCCAGATTGCAGGAAGTACTTGAACACT ATTGTATTCTTTGTGAACACTCCAGCCCTGATTGCTGCCAACCTTGCAGAGACAATAACATATGACAGCCTGGTTAAACT GTGGTTCATGCCGGTGAATATTCTTCTTACATTCATTGTTGGTTCAATATTTGGATGGATACTCATGAAATTAACAAGAACTCCTCCACATTTGCGAGGTCTCGTCTTGGGTTGTTGCGCTGCAG GAAATTTGGGAAACCTTCTCCTCATTATTATTCCAGCAGTTTGTGAAGAATCAGGGAGTCCATTTGGAGATGCTGATACCTGTGATACTACTGGGACTACTTATGCTTCACTTTCAATGGCG ATTGGAGCCATTTATTTGTGGACCTATGTGTATAATATTGTGCGGATATCTTCAAAGATGAGCATCCAAGATTCCCCGCAGACCACCGACAGCTCGTCAACATCCAGCCACATAAGTTACACTGAGCGTCTACTTTCTATAGAGGACGATGTGGATCAATGTGAACCTCCCCGTAATGTACCTGAAGGAGATGCTAAG ATGACATGTCTAGGTAAAACGAAGGAATGGATGGTGATGGTGAATGAAAAGCTCAATTTGAAAACAGTATTTTCCCCCTCAACTATTGCAGTG ATTATTGGGTTTGCAGTTGGAATCATCTCTCCAATTCGAAACTTATTGATTGGAGACGACGCTCCTCTAGCGGTGATCGACGACACTACCTCGTTGTTAGG AGATGCTGCTATCCCGCTTCTTACTTTGATAATAGGAGGCAACCTTGTTAAAG GTTTGAGAGTGGGAGGGATACAAAAATCTatccttattggcatcataatTGTTAAATATGTTGCGGCGCCTCTTACAGGAATATTGATTGTTAAAGGGGCAGTAAAATTTGGCTTTGTAAGCAATGATCCATTGTATCTGTTTGTTCTTCTGCTTCAGTTTGCTGTCCCTCCTGCAATGAACTTGG GAACCATCACTCAACTGTTCGGACAAGGAGAGAGTGAGTGTTCAGTTATCATGCTCTGGACTTACATTTTTGCTTCGCTATCGCTTACGTTTTGGTGTGCCTTCTTCTTGTGGCTTGTGGCCTGA